The nucleotide sequence AATGGATATTGCTGTTTCAATATTACAAGATGGAAAATTAGTAGATTTTTTGAATAATCCAGATATTAATTCTTATATTGAAAATATAGATTATAATAGGGCCTTAGAGAATGCTAAAGTAATAAGAGAATTAAAAGAATTATCCTTACTTTCTCCAGATCTTTCAAAATATTTTAGAGATGAACTAATAAAAAATAATTTTGAAAACAGTATAAAAACTATAGAAAATAGACCAGAAGTATTAAAAATAAAAGATAGAATTATTAAATTATTGCCTATAAAAGATAGTAAAAAAACATTTGATCAACTTTCAGGAGATAATCTAATTGAAATTAGTGAAATTTTATCTAAATCTCCAATTACGGTAGAATTTGTAGAGAAGAAAGACATGAAAAAATATGATTTAGAACAAACTGTTGAGATAAGTAAAACTCTTTATAAAATTGGAAATATAAATCCGAATTTAGCTATTGGAATAAATGAGATGCTGAGTGGATTTGATATTAGAAAAGCTGCGTTATATGGTGATTTATACGTTCAAGATGAGAAGTATGAAAAGGAAATAAAAAAAGAATTTGAAGCTAATAAATATACTTTTAATGAACCTTTCTTAAGATATAATCCATATGGAAGAACACCTTTAGCTTATGGTTTAAAGTATGAAGTAGAAAAACCTGAGTTGTTAAAAGTAACGGTTCTTGGAATGGGTGGAATGCCAAACTTTAGTTATGAAAAAAAGTACACACCAGGAGAGTTATTTCCAATAGTTGGATTATATCCTAAAGCTGAAAATACTGTAGTTATTGAAAATATAAATCCTGCAGATAAAAAAGTATTAAAAACTAAAAAATTAAAATTAAAAACATATCCAGTTGATGATAGGCTACCTTCTATTTACGTTGAAAAAAGAATCCCTGGAAGTATTCAACCTGGCTTTAATTTAGCATCATATAATTTAAAAGATGAAGGATTACCATTTGCTTTTGATAGTATGGGGAATATTAGATATATTTTAAAAACAGGAAAAGATATGAGAAAAGTGAAAATTGAAAAAGAGGATTCAGGAGTTTGGGAAGTAAAAAATGATGAAGATAAATTTCAATTAAATATTTTAGGAAAAATATTAGGAAGAATTGGTAGAGATGATGAAGATGAAGCTATGAAAAATAAAAAGACTAAGTATTTAGTTAGAAATAATAATGTATTAACTGTTGTTTCTTATAAAGATGAAACTTATCCATCGGCTTTATTTTCTGAATATGGATTAGATTCAAAAGATGAAATATTTAAAGCTATTATATTCTATGATAAGGATGGAACTGATGAAAATATAATAGAGGATGGCGAAAGAGTTATTCTTTATGAAGGAGATAGTGAAAATTAATGTTAAAAATGTTTTATATTGGGAGTTTAGGAATAATATTTTGGATTTTATCAAGTTTCTTTAGCTTGACAATAGAAACTAGTTTAATTGGAATAGGTATTTATGGATTTGTAATGTTAGGAATGTATTTGTTTGATCTTATGAATTTTGATGTTCCGAAGTATTCTATAAAAAATTATTTAACAGTTATAGCTATAAATTTATTAATGTTTTTTATATGGTTTTTAACAAGTTGGGATTTTTGGTTAATTGTATTTTCAATTTTATTTACAGCTGTTGCTATTCTATTAAGAACAGTTATAAATATAGCTATTTATAGAATTAAACCTGTAACTATTTACGGAAATGGAGAATTAAAAACTAATTTAGAAGAAAGTTTAAAAAAGTTAGATGGTTATAAATATATTGATTATTCTAATGATATTAGTGAATTGGAAAGTTTTGTTGAAGAGAATAATATAAAATTATTATTATTAGGAAAAATAAAGTTAGAAGAAAAAGAAATAGAAACTATTTTAAAAATAAAATTAAGAAATACACAAGTAATGGGTTATTTAGACTATATGCTAGAAATAGAAAAGAAAATAGAAGTTTCATATATAAACGAAGAATGGTTATTAAATGCATATGGATTTGAAATATTAACAAGTAAAATTCAGAATAAAATTAAAAGAGTTTTTGATATAGGAATGTCTATTGTAATAGGATTTTTAACATTTCCTATAATGATTTTAGCAGCAATAATTGTAAAACTAGAAAGTCCTGGATCAGTTATTTACTCTCAAGCAAGGGTTGGAGAAAATGAAAAAGAATTTTTAGTATATAAATTTAGAAGTATGAGACAAGATGCTGAAAAAGACGGTGCTAAATGGGCACAAAAAAATGATCCAAGAGTAACAAAATTTGGAAATTTTATGAGAAAGACAAGAATAGATGAATTACCACAACTTTTAAATGTAATTAGAGGTGATATGAGCTTTATTGGTCCAAGACCAGAGAGAATGGTATTTATAAAAGAATTAGAAAAACAAATTCCTTATTACGGACTTAGACATATGGTAAAGCCAGGTCTTACTGGATGGGCTCAAGTTATGTACCCATACGGAGCAACTGTAGAGGATGCTAAAAATAAGCTTGAATATGATTTATATTATATAAAGTGTTATAGTTTGTATTTAGATATAGTAATATTATTTAAAACTTTAAAAACAGTAGTTTTTGGAAAAGGAAGGTAGGTATGATAACTGTATTTACACCCACCTATAATAGAGAATATACATTGAAAAGATTATATAAAAGTCTTAAGAATCAGACTATTAAAAATTTTGAATGGATAATTGTAGATGATGGTTCAAATGATGATACAGAAAATTTAATAAAAGAATTTATAAAAGAAGATGAAATTCCAATAATATATAAGAAAGTAAAAAATGGTGGAAAAATGAGAGCCATAAATATTGGAGTATCATTGGCTAATAAAGAACTTTTCTTTATTGTAGATAGTGATGATTATTTAGATGAAAGAGCTATGGAAACAATAGAAGAGGAAAGTGTCACTCTTCCTGTTGATTATGCGGGAGTAGTTTTTAGAAAAGTAGAAGTTTTTGATAACGGAAAGATTGTTAGAGAAAGAGAAAGGTTTGGAGAGGATCAAATAGATAGTACTCCAATAAATATATTCTATAATAAAAAAATATTAGGAGATAAAGCTGAAGTTGTAAAAACTGCTATTATGAGAGAATATCCATTTCCAGAAATAGAAGGAGAAAAATTTGTTCCTGAAGGATATATTTGGAATCAAATTGGTGAAAACTACATGTTTAGATATATTGATAAAGGAATATATTATTATCAATATTTAGACGATGGATATACCAAGAGGTTTAGTGAAATTATAAAATTAAATCCTAAAGGATTAAAATTATATTATGGATATATGTTGAAAAAAAATATTCCATTAAAAAATAAAATAAAATTTATGATTAGATATTTCCAATCATTGTATTATTGTTGGAAAAAGGAAGGAAAAACTAAATGAAAATACTTCACATAATAACATCTTTAGAATTAGGTGGAGCAGAAAAATTACTTTTGGATCTTATACCTGCTCAGAAAAGACAAGGAGCAGATGTGGAATTGTTAGTTCTAGATACAAAAGGTGAGAAATTTTTAGAAGAATATAAAAAAAGAGGAATAAAAGTTCATGTAACCAAAATCAATGATAAATTGAGTTTTAAAAATATTTTTGAAATTTCTAGAATAATAAAAGAAAATAAAATAGAGCTGGTTCATACACATTTGGTTCACGCTCAAATTTGGACAAGTGTAGCTAGATATTTCAATAAAAAAATTATATATATAACAACAGAACATAGTACTCACAACAGAAGAAGAGAAAAAAAGATATACAAACTTTTAGATAAATTTATATATAACTCTTTTAGTAAGATTATAGCTATATCAGAAGCTACAG is from Candidatus Cetobacterium colombiensis and encodes:
- a CDS encoding sugar transferase; translated protein: MLKMFYIGSLGIIFWILSSFFSLTIETSLIGIGIYGFVMLGMYLFDLMNFDVPKYSIKNYLTVIAINLLMFFIWFLTSWDFWLIVFSILFTAVAILLRTVINIAIYRIKPVTIYGNGELKTNLEESLKKLDGYKYIDYSNDISELESFVEENNIKLLLLGKIKLEEKEIETILKIKLRNTQVMGYLDYMLEIEKKIEVSYINEEWLLNAYGFEILTSKIQNKIKRVFDIGMSIVIGFLTFPIMILAAIIVKLESPGSVIYSQARVGENEKEFLVYKFRSMRQDAEKDGAKWAQKNDPRVTKFGNFMRKTRIDELPQLLNVIRGDMSFIGPRPERMVFIKELEKQIPYYGLRHMVKPGLTGWAQVMYPYGATVEDAKNKLEYDLYYIKCYSLYLDIVILFKTLKTVVFGKGR
- a CDS encoding aryl-sulfate sulfotransferase N-terminal domain-containing protein, translated to MLKKERFIVLFVSIIIIIVSIALLLNKKNIENILKSNQSLSKIYENNEKRKNEKIFDIKLKNNKLKKLLESLSFDKMDIAVSILQDGKLVDFLNNPDINSYIENIDYNRALENAKVIRELKELSLLSPDLSKYFRDELIKNNFENSIKTIENRPEVLKIKDRIIKLLPIKDSKKTFDQLSGDNLIEISEILSKSPITVEFVEKKDMKKYDLEQTVEISKTLYKIGNINPNLAIGINEMLSGFDIRKAALYGDLYVQDEKYEKEIKKEFEANKYTFNEPFLRYNPYGRTPLAYGLKYEVEKPELLKVTVLGMGGMPNFSYEKKYTPGELFPIVGLYPKAENTVVIENINPADKKVLKTKKLKLKTYPVDDRLPSIYVEKRIPGSIQPGFNLASYNLKDEGLPFAFDSMGNIRYILKTGKDMRKVKIEKEDSGVWEVKNDEDKFQLNILGKILGRIGRDDEDEAMKNKKTKYLVRNNNVLTVVSYKDETYPSALFSEYGLDSKDEIFKAIIFYDKDGTDENIIEDGERVILYEGDSEN
- a CDS encoding glycosyltransferase family 2 protein, yielding MITVFTPTYNREYTLKRLYKSLKNQTIKNFEWIIVDDGSNDDTENLIKEFIKEDEIPIIYKKVKNGGKMRAINIGVSLANKELFFIVDSDDYLDERAMETIEEESVTLPVDYAGVVFRKVEVFDNGKIVRERERFGEDQIDSTPINIFYNKKILGDKAEVVKTAIMREYPFPEIEGEKFVPEGYIWNQIGENYMFRYIDKGIYYYQYLDDGYTKRFSEIIKLNPKGLKLYYGYMLKKNIPLKNKIKFMIRYFQSLYYCWKKEGKTK